In one Vanessa tameamea isolate UH-Manoa-2023 chromosome 10, ilVanTame1 primary haplotype, whole genome shotgun sequence genomic region, the following are encoded:
- the LOC113398421 gene encoding LOW QUALITY PROTEIN: tetratricopeptide repeat protein 8 (The sequence of the model RefSeq protein was modified relative to this genomic sequence to represent the inferred CDS: substituted 1 base at 1 genomic stop codon), with translation MDIDVDYKILNLYVTRQYNECLILCNTALKNESNRMIEFIRMRAMTILAKIAGNGYEEVNYFPQLDDWATTSVAKTPRPGTTFQRVVKTTQNIHTVSQTILXTTLIPRAGTARNRTARTALQTASRASRAATALAGGTSFDVDAPVTLRLLDRNDKLFMPASKTLFEYIYYCESNVRKAMDVAFQAVKVDDTTDWWWNFSLARCYESLGMFRNVEECLRQALKQNKHVTIYLRLMAMYVSLNQPLSALEVCKQGLLVFHVNTSLLLEQARIHEHMGNLSVAVKHYRIVATEDPSNIEAIANIAMYNFYNDQPEIALRYYRRLLATNPPGPEIYNNLGLCCLYCNQWDLTLPCFRQALYFATNPETCSNIWFNLAHVALSTGDMTLARRCLLASVAISEHGPARRALRALDLRARNTIT, from the exons ATGGATATAGATgtggattataaaatattgaatttgtacGTAACAAGACAGTACAATGAATGCCTCATATTATGCAATACGGCATTAAAAAACGAAAGTAATCGTATGATAGAGTTCATCCGGATGCGTGCTATGACTATTCTAGCAAAAATAGCAGGTAATGGATACGAAGAAGTTAACTATTTTCCACAGTTAGATGATTGGGCAACAACGTCAGTGGCAAAAACACCACGACCTGGAACAACATTTCAAAGAGTGGTCAAAACAACACAGAATATACATACAGTAAGTCAAACCATATTATGAA CTACATTGATACCTCGGGCCGGTACCGCACGCAATCGCACCGCTCGCACCGCACTCCAAACTGCATCGCGAGCATCCCGAGCTGCCACTGCCCTTGCCGGTGGTACTTCATTTGATGTAGACGCGCCCGTTACATTAAGGTTATTAGACAGAAATGACAAACTATTCATGCCGGCCTCGAAAACTCtttttgaatacatatattattgtgagAGCAACGTTCGCAAG gcCATGGATGTGGCGTTTCAAGCAGTAAAAGTAGATGATACAACCGACTGGTGGTGGAACTTTTCTCTTGCTCGATGTTACGAATCCCTCGGAATGTTTAGAAATGTGGAGGAATGCTTACGACAAGCACTCAAACAGAACAAAcatgtaactatatatttacgGTTGATGGCAATGTATGTCAGTCTTAATCAGCCTCTTTCAGCCCTGGAAGTTTGTAAACAAGGTCTCTTAGTATTTCACGTGAATACGTCATTATTATTGGAACAAGCCCGTATTCACGAACATATGGGCAACCTTTCTGTAGCTGTAAAACATTATCGTATTGTAGCAACTGAAGATCCTTCTAACATCGAAGCGATCGCAAATATtgctatgtataatttttacaatgatCAACCAGAAATAGCATTAAGATATTAcag gaGATTGTTAGCAACAAATCCTCCAGGCCCTGAGATTTATAATAATCTCGGTCTCTGCTGTCTCTACTGTAATCAATGGGATCTAACGCTTCCCTGCTTCAGGCAGGCGCTTTATTTCGCTACGAATCCAGAAACATGTTCTAATATCTGGTTTAATTTAGCACACGTAGCATtg TCGACCGGAGATATGACTCTAGCTCGGCGCTGTCTC